In Leuconostoc kimchii IMSNU 11154, one genomic interval encodes:
- the citD gene encoding citrate lyase acyl carrier protein → MEIKKTAIAGTLESSDVQIMLTQGTDGIVFDLVSDVAKQFDDAIKQTINQVLSEYGIQNVIVKVVDKGALDMVIKARTVAVVQRALDTVDEPKWEVL, encoded by the coding sequence ATGGAAATTAAGAAAACCGCCATAGCGGGAACATTGGAATCGTCTGATGTTCAAATTATGTTAACTCAGGGAACGGATGGCATTGTATTTGATTTAGTATCAGATGTTGCTAAACAATTTGATGATGCAATTAAGCAAACAATTAATCAAGTCCTGTCAGAATATGGCATTCAAAATGTCATTGTCAAAGTGGTAGATAAGGGCGCCTTAGATATGGTCATTAAAGCGCGGACTGTTGCAGTAGTGCAACGGGCTCTCGATACTGTAGATGAACCTAAGTGGGAGGTGCTGTAA
- the citE gene encoding citrate (pro-3S)-lyase subunit beta, which yields MAIEEKLRRTMMFVPGNNPAMVKDAGIFGADSIMFDLEDAVSLSEKDAARYLVYEALQTVDYGRSELVVRINGLDTPFYLNDIKAMVKAGIDVIRLPKVETADMIRDLEKLVVEAEIEFGREVGTTHLMAAIESARGVVNANEIAQASKRMIGIALSAEDYTTDMKTHRYPDGQELLYARNVILHAARAAGIAAFDTVFTNLNDEAGFKRETELIHQLGFDGKSLINPRQIDLVNQVYQPLKKEIITAQNVIAAIEDAKQKGSGVISMNGQMVDRPVVLRAERVMRLAKANNLVDEEGNYIEK from the coding sequence ATGGCTATAGAAGAAAAGTTACGTCGCACCATGATGTTTGTGCCAGGAAATAATCCGGCAATGGTTAAAGATGCGGGTATCTTTGGGGCTGATTCTATTATGTTTGACCTTGAAGATGCCGTATCGCTTTCAGAAAAAGATGCTGCACGATATTTAGTATATGAGGCTTTGCAAACAGTTGATTATGGTCGCTCTGAACTTGTTGTTCGTATCAATGGTTTGGATACACCCTTTTACCTTAATGATATTAAAGCAATGGTAAAAGCAGGAATTGATGTGATTCGTTTGCCTAAAGTTGAAACGGCAGATATGATACGAGATCTTGAAAAACTAGTCGTTGAAGCTGAGATAGAATTCGGTCGTGAAGTTGGCACAACTCATCTCATGGCTGCGATTGAATCTGCTCGTGGCGTGGTTAATGCAAATGAAATTGCACAAGCTTCCAAAAGGATGATTGGTATTGCGTTATCAGCTGAAGATTATACAACGGATATGAAAACGCACCGATATCCTGATGGCCAAGAGTTATTATATGCACGAAATGTGATTTTACATGCAGCTCGAGCTGCTGGTATTGCTGCCTTTGATACTGTGTTTACTAATTTGAATGATGAAGCAGGATTCAAACGTGAAACTGAGTTGATTCATCAACTTGGTTTTGATGGTAAATCATTAATTAATCCGCGACAAATTGACCTAGTTAATCAGGTATATCAACCATTGAAAAAAGAAATTATAACGGCTCAAAATGTCATTGCAGCTATTGAGGATGCCAAACAAAAAGGGTCAGGTGTGATTTCTATGAATGGACAGATGGTTGACAGACCAGTTGTATTACGTGCTGAACGTGTTATGCGCTTAGCTAAAGCTAATAATTTAGTTGATGAGGAGGGAAATTACATTGAAAAATAA